Within the Luteimonas sp. JM171 genome, the region GGCCGGGCAACGAGATCGGATATTCCCTGCATCCGGACGCCTGGGGACGCGGCTATGCCATCGAGGCCGGCATCGCCGCCATCGACTGGGCGTTCGAGCGCCTTGGCTGGGAGGAGATCATCCACTGCATCGCCCCGGCCAACCTGGCCTCGCAGAAGGTGGCGACGCGGCTGGGTTCCACGCTGCGCGGCCCTGGCCGGATGCCTCCGCCCCACGCGGCGCATGCGGTGGAGATCTGGGGCCAGACGCGCGCCCAATGGGACGGAAACCGCAAGCGCCTCATCCGCGGCGGGCACTGACCCGCCATCGATCCACATCCATCGGCTGGCCGCTGGCCGGCCGCAGAAGAGAGCACCATGTTCGCAAAGGTTCCCAATCCCATTCCCGCCCGCATGAAGGGCCTCAACCGCGCCGAGATCTGCGACGTCAATTTCCAGGAGTTCGTGCGTGACTGGGACGGCCGCGCCGGCCGCGCGCCCGGGCCGGATGAGCCGGTGCTGGAGGGCAGCGCGCTGGACGCGCGGGGATTCCGCGAGCTGTTCGAATCGCAGCTCATCAGCCGCCACCTGGACCTGATGGCGCGGGTGCTGCGGGTGCAGAACAAGGTCTTCTACACCATCGGCTCCAGCGGCCACGAGGGCAATGCGATGGTGGCGCGGGCCACCCGCCACACCGACCCCGCGTTCCTGCATTACCGCTCCGGCGGCTTCATGGCCGAGCGTTTCCGCAAGCTGCCGGGGATGGACCCGGTGATGGATTCGGCGCTGTCGTTCGCGGCGTCAAAGGAAGACCCGGCCAGCGGCGGGCGCCACAAGGTATGGGGCAGCAAGCCGCTGTGGGTGCTGCCGCAGACCTCCACCATCGCCTCGCACCTGCCCAAGGCTTTTGGCACCGCGGTGGCGATCGAGCAGGGCCGGCGCATCGGCCACCAGCTGCCGGTGCCGGACGACAGCATCGTGGTCTGCTCCTTCGGCGATGCCTCGAGCAACCACGCCACTGCCCAGACGGCCTTCAACGCCGCCGCCTGGACCGCCTACCAGAAGCTGCCGGCGCCGGTGCTGTTCGTGTGCGAGGACAACGGCATCGGCATCTCGGTGAAGACGCCCGACGGCTGGGTGGCGCGCAACTTCGCCAACCGGCCGGACCTGGACTATTTCTACGCCGACGGCCTGGACCTCGCCGGGGGCTGGGGCGACGTGCAGCGCGCGGTGGAGCACTGCCGGCGCACGCGCCGCCCGACCTTCCTGCACCTGCGCACCGCCCGCATCATGGGCCACGCCGGCACCGACTTCGAGATCGAGTGGCGCTCGATCGAGGAGCTGTGCAAGGTCGAGGCCACGGACCCGCTGCTGCGCTCGGCGGTGATCGCGCTCGAGTCCGGGCTGATGACGAAGGAGGAGATCCTCGAAGCCTACGAAGCCACCCGCGCGAAATGTTTCGAGGCGGCCGAGGAGGCCGACCGCCGCCCGCGCCTGGAAACGCTGGAAGAAGTGATGGCGCCGCTGGCGCCGTACACGCCGGATGAGGTCAAGGCCGAAGCCGAGCGCGCCGACTACGCGGGCCGCCGCAGCGAGGTGTTCGGTGACGAGTCGAAGCTGCCGGAGAACCAGCCGCCCCGGCACCTGGCCATCCTGATCAACCAGGCCCTGCACGACCTGTTCGCCAAGTATCCCGAGGCGCTGCTGTTCGGGGAGGATGTGGCGCAGAAGGGCGGGGTGTACACCGTCACCAAGGGCCTGCAGAAGGCGTTTGGCCCGCGCCGCGTGTTCAACACCCTGCTGGATGAAACCGTGATCCTCGGCCTGGCCCAGGGCTACGCCAACATGGGCATGCTGCCGCTGCCCGAGATCCAGTACCTGGCGTACTTCCACAACGCCGGCGACCAGATCCGCGGTGAGGCGTCGAGCCTGCAGTTCTTCTCCAACGGCCAGTACCGCAACCCGATGGTGATGCGGATCGCCTCGCTGGGCTACCAGCGCGGCTTTGGCGGCCACTTCCACAATGACAACTCGATCACCGCGCTGCGCGACATCCCTGGTCTGGTGATCGGCTGCCCCAGCCGCGGCGATGACGCGGTGACCATGCTGCGCACGCTGATGGCGCTGGCCAAGGTGGACGGGCGCGTGTGCGCGTTCCTGGAGCCGATCGCGCTGTACATGACCAAGGACCTGCATGAGGCGGGCGACGGCGGCTGGCTGACCTCGTTCCCGGCGCCCGGCGAAGCGATGGAAGTCGGCGCCGAGCGCGTCTACAACCCGGAGGCGACGGACTGCGTGATCCTCACCTTCGGCAACGGCGTGCCGATGAGCCTGCGCGCTGCGCGCAGGATCGAGGCCGGGCACGGCTGGAAGGTGCGTGTGGTGGACCTGCGCTGGCTGCTGCCGCTCAACGAGGAGGCCATCGTGCGCCACGTGGGCGAGTGCGCGCGCACGATCGTGGTCGACGAGGGCCGGCGCAGTGCCGGGGTGGGCGAGGGCATCATCACCGCCATCACCGAGGCGGGGCTCGGCGACCGGCCGCTCAGGCGCGTGGTCGGCGCGGACACGTTCACCCCGCTCGCCGGTGCCGCGTTCCTGGTGATCCCTTCCGAGGAAGACATCATCGCCGCCGCGTCCGGGCTGTAGCCACGCGAACGGTCGCGCGGATCCGGAGGCCGGTCGCTTGCCGACCGGCCTCCCGTCGCCGGGTCAGTCCGCGAACTTGACCCGCACTTCCACCCGGCGGTTGGGTGCCAAGCAATCGATGGTTTCCTGGCTGGCGCGGCCCTCGCATTCCACCACCGGTTCCACGGCGCCGCGGCCGACCGCGGTGATGCGCTCTTCCGGCACCCCGCGTTCGATCAGGTAGTCACGCACGGCATTGGCGCGTTCGCTGGACACGCGGTGGATCGCGGTGGGGCTGCCGAGGCGGTCGCTGTGGCCGATCACGTGGACGATCTCCACGGGGCGTTCGGCCAGGCGGGCCGCCAGTTCGTCCAGCGCCATGCGCCCTTCGTCGCTGAGATCGTCGATCCCGGATTTCCCGAACGCGAACAGGCCGTCGGCGGACAGGCGTTCGAGGAACGTCGACGGCAACGGCGTCACGTCTTCGGCCGGCGGCGGCTCGGGTTCGGGCGTGGTGGCACAGGCCGACAGCATGGCGACGCACGCCGCGATCGCGGCGGACAGCATGAGCTTCGAGTTCATTCCCCTTTCCTTGTGTGTTCCCCCATGTCCCGGCCGAATATAGCAGCGGGAATCGGGAGCGGTGTGCACGTCCTGTGACAGCTGTGAAACCCGTCTCACCGCGCCAGGCCGCCCTCCAGCGGCGCCGGCTTGGCGGTGGCACCCGACACCTCCAGCGGGTCCGCGGGCAGGTCCAGCGGGAGCACCGCGAGGGCCTCCGGGCCGGCAGCGCACACCACGCGTCCCACCTCGCTTCCCGCCTGGGACACCCCGGCGCCGGCTTCCACCGGTCCTGACACCTGCAGGCGCACCAGCCCGCGCTTGGCCTTGCCCAGGAAATGCGTGCGGGCCACGATTTCCTGGCCGGGATAGCAGCCCTTCTTGACGCTGTAGCCGCGCAGGCGCTCCAGCGAAAGCTGCTGCGGCGTCCACTGTTCAACCTGG harbors:
- a CDS encoding GNAT family N-acetyltransferase, translated to MSRDGIRIETERLVLRVPQLGDFDRFAELHAHEEAARHIGGPVPREAAWRRFLWQPGAWAVQGFGMFAVTDRNTGLWLGQLGPWKPEGWPGNEIGYSLHPDAWGRGYAIEAGIAAIDWAFERLGWEEIIHCIAPANLASQKVATRLGSTLRGPGRMPPPHAAHAVEIWGQTRAQWDGNRKRLIRGGH
- a CDS encoding OmpA family protein, coding for MNSKLMLSAAIAACVAMLSACATTPEPEPPPAEDVTPLPSTFLERLSADGLFAFGKSGIDDLSDEGRMALDELAARLAERPVEIVHVIGHSDRLGSPTAIHRVSSERANAVRDYLIERGVPEERITAVGRGAVEPVVECEGRASQETIDCLAPNRRVEVRVKFAD
- a CDS encoding thiamine pyrophosphate-dependent enzyme, which translates into the protein MFAKVPNPIPARMKGLNRAEICDVNFQEFVRDWDGRAGRAPGPDEPVLEGSALDARGFRELFESQLISRHLDLMARVLRVQNKVFYTIGSSGHEGNAMVARATRHTDPAFLHYRSGGFMAERFRKLPGMDPVMDSALSFAASKEDPASGGRHKVWGSKPLWVLPQTSTIASHLPKAFGTAVAIEQGRRIGHQLPVPDDSIVVCSFGDASSNHATAQTAFNAAAWTAYQKLPAPVLFVCEDNGIGISVKTPDGWVARNFANRPDLDYFYADGLDLAGGWGDVQRAVEHCRRTRRPTFLHLRTARIMGHAGTDFEIEWRSIEELCKVEATDPLLRSAVIALESGLMTKEEILEAYEATRAKCFEAAEEADRRPRLETLEEVMAPLAPYTPDEVKAEAERADYAGRRSEVFGDESKLPENQPPRHLAILINQALHDLFAKYPEALLFGEDVAQKGGVYTVTKGLQKAFGPRRVFNTLLDETVILGLAQGYANMGMLPLPEIQYLAYFHNAGDQIRGEASSLQFFSNGQYRNPMVMRIASLGYQRGFGGHFHNDNSITALRDIPGLVIGCPSRGDDAVTMLRTLMALAKVDGRVCAFLEPIALYMTKDLHEAGDGGWLTSFPAPGEAMEVGAERVYNPEATDCVILTFGNGVPMSLRAARRIEAGHGWKVRVVDLRWLLPLNEEAIVRHVGECARTIVVDEGRRSAGVGEGIITAITEAGLGDRPLRRVVGADTFTPLAGAAFLVIPSEEDIIAAASGL